The DNA sequence AAGGACACCATCCTGCTGGCGCCCGGGGCGGTGGCCACGCTGGCCGTCCGGTTCACCGACCACACGTCCGCCCGCTGGCCGTACATGTATCACTGCCACATGCTGTTTCACGAGGACCAGGGCATGATGGGGCAGTTCGTCGTCGTCGAGCCGGGCGGGACGCCCGACCCGGCGATTGGCAGCGGCCTCGAGCATGGGGGCGAGCACACCGCGACGACGCAGGACGACGGCGGCCACGGGGATCGCGGCGGGCACGGGGAGCACGGAGGACACTGAGCCGGACGGGGCGGCCCGGGACGTAGCGCCGGCGATACGGCTGCCTTCACCCGATCGCGCGAGCCGCACCCTCCCAGTAGGGTCGTCGGAGCTCACGCTTGAGCACCTTGCCGCTGGGATTGCGCGGGAGGGCGTCGAGGAAATCGACCGAGGTGGGGCACTTGTAATGCGCAAGCCGGTCGCGGCAGAAGGCGATCAGGTCGTCGGCGGCGATCGGAGTGTCTCCCGTCCGCACGGCCACCGCCTTGACCGTCTCGCCCCATCGGTCGTCCGGCACCCCGATGACGGCGACGTCGTTGATGGCGGAGTGCTCCATCAGCACGTTCTCCACCTCGACCGGATAGATGTTCTCGCCGCCCGAGACGATCATGTCCTTCGCCCGGTCGCACAGGAACAGGTAGCCGTCGGCGTCGAGGTATCCGATGTCGCCGGTGCGGAACCAGCCGTCGGGACGGAGCACGGCGGCGAGCTCGCCGGGGCGGTTCCGGTATCCGCTGAGCAGCATCCGGCTGCGCGTCCACACCTCGCCGACGCCGCCGGTGGGCAACTCCTCGCCGGTCACAGGGTCGAACACGCCCATCCGGACCACCGGTGTGGCGCGGCCCGCGGAACCGAGGCGCAGACCGCCGCGCCGGTGATCTGCGGCGTCGAGGAAGGTGATCGGCCCGCACGTTTCGGTCATCCCGTAGGACTGCACGAGATCGCAGTCGAACACCTCCTGGGCGTCGGCGACGATCGTGGGCGACATGGGCGATCCGCCGTAGATGAGCGTGCGCAGCCCGGGATACGCGCGCTCGCGCGCGGACGGATGCTGGACCAAGGCCTGGACCACGGCGGGGACGGTGAGTGCGTGGTCGACGGCCCCGCTGGCGAACGTCTCCAACACGCGGCCGGGATCGATGTCGAGCACGTGGTGGGACCCCGCGCCCACGGCGAGGCAGTAGAACACCCATCCGGTCCCGGACAGGTGGAAGTTCGGTGCGGGGATCATGACGACGTCGCCCGGCACGATGTCCCACGGCTGCGGCGCCGCGAGATTGACGCTGATCGCGCGGTTCGACAGTTCCACGCCTTTCGGCCGCCCCGATGTGCCGGAGGTGTAGATCATCAAGGCGATGTCCTCGGGGTCCGGCTCGGGGAAGGTGTGCAGCGGGGTGAGACCGGCCAGCCAGCGTTCGTAGTCATACGGGTCCTCGCCGGGCACCACCAGGCGGGGGCGGCCGTCGACCGGTGCGGGGTGGCCGAGCAGCGGCAGGAAATCGGCCTCCGCCACGATGGCGTGCACCCCGGAGTCGTCGACGATCTCCCGCCGCCTCACGACGGCTGAGCCGCCAGTTCAATGGCACGGCGCAGGCGCGGATCAGCGACGCGGCCGTCATCACCTCGCCCCAGAGGACGGTGTTCCTGCCGACGAAGCCGAAGACCGGCTGCGGCGCGGGGGCATCGGTGTCCGGCCCGATCAACTCGCGGAATCCGGCGGCCAGTGCGCTGCTGCGCCGCAGCCACTGAGCGAAGGTGCGCGAGCAGACGCCCTCGACGGCAATGCCGGGGGAGTCGGGTAGCTCGGTGGCCCAATGCTGCAGCATCGCTCCCAACGAACGCTGGTGGGCGGGGCCGTACGGATGCGTGGGCGGGTGTTCCATGAATGCTCCTGTCGCGCGGAACGAGATGGGGTGGAGAACGTCAAATCTGCTCGCGAAGAGCAGATTTGACGACCTTGCCCAGCGTGTTGCGGGGCAGCGCTTCGACCGGCACGAATGTGCGGGGGCACTTGAAGCCGGCGAGCCGCTCGCGGCAATGCCGCGTGAGGTCGG is a window from the Tomitella gaofuii genome containing:
- a CDS encoding AMP-binding protein, yielding MRRREIVDDSGVHAIVAEADFLPLLGHPAPVDGRPRLVVPGEDPYDYERWLAGLTPLHTFPEPDPEDIALMIYTSGTSGRPKGVELSNRAISVNLAAPQPWDIVPGDVVMIPAPNFHLSGTGWVFYCLAVGAGSHHVLDIDPGRVLETFASGAVDHALTVPAVVQALVQHPSARERAYPGLRTLIYGGSPMSPTIVADAQEVFDCDLVQSYGMTETCGPITFLDAADHRRGGLRLGSAGRATPVVRMGVFDPVTGEELPTGGVGEVWTRSRMLLSGYRNRPGELAAVLRPDGWFRTGDIGYLDADGYLFLCDRAKDMIVSGGENIYPVEVENVLMEHSAINDVAVIGVPDDRWGETVKAVAVRTGDTPIAADDLIAFCRDRLAHYKCPTSVDFLDALPRNPSGKVLKRELRRPYWEGAARAIG